A DNA window from Corvus cornix cornix isolate S_Up_H32 chromosome 13, ASM73873v5, whole genome shotgun sequence contains the following coding sequences:
- the MAPK9 gene encoding mitogen-activated protein kinase 9 isoform X1 has translation MTDSKCDSQFYSVQVADSTFTVLKRYQQLKPIGSGAQGIVCAAFDTVLGINVAVKKLSRPFQNQTHAKRAYRELVLLKCVNHKNIISLLNVFTPQKSLEEFQDVYLVMELMDANLCQVIHMELDHERMSYLLYQMLCGIKHLHSAGIIHRDLKPSNIVVKSDCTLKILDFGLARTACTNFMMTPYVVTRYYRAPEVILGMGYKENVDIWSVGCIMGELVKGCVIFQGTDHIDQWNKVIEQLGTPSADFMKKLQPTVRNYVENRPKYPGIKFEELFPDWIFPSESDRDKLKTSQARDLLSKMLVVDPDKRISVDEALRHPYITVWYDPAEAEAPPPQIYDAQLEEREHAIEEWKELIYKEVMDWEERSKNGVVKDQPSDAAVNSNTSPSQSSSINDISSMSTEQTLASDTDSSLDALTGPLEGCR, from the exons TGCTGCATTTGATACAGTGCTTGGAATCAATGTTGCTGTGAAGAAGCTGAGTCGTCCTTTTCAGAACCAAACCCACGCGAAAAGGGCCTACAGAGAGCTCGTTCTTTTAAAGTGCGTCAATCACAAAAAT attATTAgtttattaaatgtatttacacCACAGAAGTCACTAGAAGAATTTCAGGATGT ATATTTGGTTATGGAGCTGATGGATGCAAATTTGTGCCAGGTTATTCATATGGAATTGGATCATGAAAGAATGTCTTATCTTCTTTACCAAATGCTCTGTGGTATCAAGCATCTCCACTCAGCTGGTATCATCCACAGA GATTTGAAACCCAGCAACATAGTAGTAAAATCAGATTGCACGCTAAAAATCCTTGATTTTGGACTGGCAAGAACAGCATGTACTAACTTCATGATGACTCCATATGTAGTAACACGGTATTACAGAGCACCGGAGGTTATCCTCGGAATGGGATATAAAGAGAATG ttgatATCTGGTCAGTTGGGTGCATCATGGGAGAATTGGTGAAAGGTTGTGTGATATTCCAAGGCACTGATC ATATTGATCAATGGAATAAAGTTATTGAACAATTAGGAACACCATCAGCAGACTTCATGAAGAAACTGCAGCCTACAGTGAGGAATTATGTAGAAAACAGACCAAAATATCCTGGTATTAAGTTTGAAGAGCTCTTCCCAGACTGGATATTTCCATCAGAATCTGATCGTGACAAGTTAAAAA CCAGCCAAGCTAGAGATTTATTGTCAAAAATGCTTGTAGTAGATCCAGACAAGAGAATTTCTGTAGATGAAGCCTTACGTCATCCTTATATTACTGTCTGGTATGATCCAGCTGAAGCAGAAGCT CCTCCACCTCAAATCTATGATGCACAGTTGGAAGAAAGAGAACATGCAATTGAAGAATGGAAAG AATTAATATACAAAGAAGTTATGGATTGGGAAGAAAGGAGCAAGAATGGTGTGGTAAAAGATCAGCCCTCAG ATGCAGCAGTGAATAGCAACACCAGTCCTTCCCAGTCATCTTCTATCAATGACATTTCATCCATGTCAACAGAGCAAACATTGGCCTCAGACACAGACAGCAGCCTGGATGCCTTGACAGGACCCCTCGAAGGATGTCGGTGA
- the MAPK9 gene encoding mitogen-activated protein kinase 9 isoform X2, with protein sequence MTDSKCDSQFYSVQVADSTFTVLKRYQQLKPIGSGAQGIVCAAFDTVLGINVAVKKLSRPFQNQTHAKRAYRELVLLKCVNHKNIISLLNVFTPQKSLEEFQDVYLVMELMDANLCQVIHMELDHERMSYLLYQMLCGIKHLHSAGIIHRDLKPSNIVVKSDCTLKILDFGLARTACTNFMMTPYVVTRYYRAPEVILGMGYKENVDIWSVGCIMAEMVLHKVLFPGRDYIDQWNKVIEQLGTPSADFMKKLQPTVRNYVENRPKYPGIKFEELFPDWIFPSESDRDKLKTSQARDLLSKMLVVDPDKRISVDEALRHPYITVWYDPAEAEAPPPQIYDAQLEEREHAIEEWKELIYKEVMDWEERSKNGVVKDQPSDAAVNSNTSPSQSSSINDISSMSTEQTLASDTDSSLDALTGPLEGCR encoded by the exons TGCTGCATTTGATACAGTGCTTGGAATCAATGTTGCTGTGAAGAAGCTGAGTCGTCCTTTTCAGAACCAAACCCACGCGAAAAGGGCCTACAGAGAGCTCGTTCTTTTAAAGTGCGTCAATCACAAAAAT attATTAgtttattaaatgtatttacacCACAGAAGTCACTAGAAGAATTTCAGGATGT ATATTTGGTTATGGAGCTGATGGATGCAAATTTGTGCCAGGTTATTCATATGGAATTGGATCATGAAAGAATGTCTTATCTTCTTTACCAAATGCTCTGTGGTATCAAGCATCTCCACTCAGCTGGTATCATCCACAGA GATTTGAAACCCAGCAACATAGTAGTAAAATCAGATTGCACGCTAAAAATCCTTGATTTTGGACTGGCAAGAACAGCATGTACTAACTTCATGATGACTCCATATGTAGTAACACGGTATTACAGAGCACCGGAGGTTATCCTCGGAATGGGATATAAAGAGAATG TGGATATCTGGTCTGTTGGGTGCATTATGGCAGAAATGGTCCTCCATAAAGTCCTGTTCCCAGGAAGAGATT ATATTGATCAATGGAATAAAGTTATTGAACAATTAGGAACACCATCAGCAGACTTCATGAAGAAACTGCAGCCTACAGTGAGGAATTATGTAGAAAACAGACCAAAATATCCTGGTATTAAGTTTGAAGAGCTCTTCCCAGACTGGATATTTCCATCAGAATCTGATCGTGACAAGTTAAAAA CCAGCCAAGCTAGAGATTTATTGTCAAAAATGCTTGTAGTAGATCCAGACAAGAGAATTTCTGTAGATGAAGCCTTACGTCATCCTTATATTACTGTCTGGTATGATCCAGCTGAAGCAGAAGCT CCTCCACCTCAAATCTATGATGCACAGTTGGAAGAAAGAGAACATGCAATTGAAGAATGGAAAG AATTAATATACAAAGAAGTTATGGATTGGGAAGAAAGGAGCAAGAATGGTGTGGTAAAAGATCAGCCCTCAG ATGCAGCAGTGAATAGCAACACCAGTCCTTCCCAGTCATCTTCTATCAATGACATTTCATCCATGTCAACAGAGCAAACATTGGCCTCAGACACAGACAGCAGCCTGGATGCCTTGACAGGACCCCTCGAAGGATGTCGGTGA